The following coding sequences lie in one Vespula pensylvanica isolate Volc-1 chromosome 7, ASM1446617v1, whole genome shotgun sequence genomic window:
- the LOC122630601 gene encoding zinc finger protein 148-like isoform X1, with product MSDNNLLQTYNYETNNFEETLADYVGSTQYDENEIQFSRPVQDEVISVYEVYVKEETEDTNTRDDLPIIPSLSSSNDHQLIQGDSHAMNMDTSIDSEVIKVDSTVGKLLGKDALKYKILEQCISTNDNNVVVYSHPVTEGGPSSSSTRMIDKDDIRSRLHFVKYLKRDGKTLKIWECGICSKEFRHQYTLMRHLPTHTDERNFKCEACGKAFRQLSTLSQHKAIHSDARPYVCEFCKKTFNRVSTLISHRKTHSEHKPHKCHLCGKGFHQKGNLRNHVFTHTNERPYKCELCGKGFNQMSNLVCHKVKAHAHAEKMQYTCTICGKEFPRRFSLRSHEEYKHGIKYRQPVGPQAGLNDQNIMRNKNVRIVQLPGEEGNQMPEILSSTGTEDLRTTEKNNSNGTKDLDNIKSIQIRMPLVNSVIQKIESDGKSRFAIDSGSESHQGLSTSLDAQFTYSEHIGGESHRSFDPSTISSADECNELLDLAAQGGIQFVRATEDGRYEVMTSNEARDLMVQNSHDMAILNSEESDAINVVNLHNNNDIIIGDADNQIMVLNSNSTRKQIPMDSIEILEDKDIRILESKSLDDRFIEGLNFLPQSKIDDFILGSKSLGIDHNGINITEHDDEGLDVISNHHDFANILNHRNDIAALSRETSASSLYKNHSSTPIINNTLSYLKANQSISEDMTIINNSTIQDHAEYDTKMKLPMVFDENDHSTGIVSLNHPEIKILDSGNQVTKAFGNNETLSPLSKIYPNFGEVKILGPKNHGQELVTTQFQDMKMFSPYEDLLKNSIAPLNMRGNSPNNVCKKEVKILGKKLGTGIIGGTEDDKVIKLLDDKRKLVLDKQDVCNHVDNGLTSPSSVDKPITENVDQNCFSLQVCSPHETKFMKSKNPLIGKGSSPDIHFNETRDTSNNNNNNNNNNSSSSSSNDSYTNCVLPDLDS from the exons ATGTCCGATAATAACCTACTACAAACTTATAATT atgaaacaaataattttgaagaaacCCTTGCTGATTACGTGGGAAGTACACAATACGACGAAAACGAGATACAATTTTCTCGGCCAGTTCAAGACGAAGTGATCAG cgTATACGAGgtatatgtaaaagaagaaaccgaAGATACTAACACAAGAGACGATCTTCCGATTATTCCAAGCTTATCATCTTCGAACGATCATCAATTGATTCAA ggTGATTCACACGCAATGAACATGGATACGAGCATCGATTCGGAGGTGATTAAAGTCGATAGTACAGTAGGCAAACTTCTTGGAAAGGATGCTCTAAAGTATAAA ATTTTAGAACAGTGCATCTCTACGAACGATAATAACGTCGTTGTTTATTCACATCCGGTAACGGAAGGTGGTCCATCTTCGTCTTCGACTCGCATGATCGACAAAGATGACATAAGATCAAGATTACATTtcgtcaaatatttaaaacgcgATGGgaaaacgttaaaaatttgGGAATGCGGAATTT GTTCGAAAGAATTTCGACATCAGTATACATTGATGCGACATTTACCAACGCATACcgacgaaagaaatttcaaatgcGAAGCTTGTGGTAAAGCTTTTCGACAATTGTCAACTTTAAGTCAACATAAAGCGATTCATAGCGACGCGAGGCCATACGTCTGtgaattttgcaaaaaaaCATTCAACAG AGTATCGACGCTAATCTCGCATCGAAAAACGCATTCTGAACACAAACCGCACAAGTGTCATCTATGTGGGAAAGGATTTCATCAAAAAG gTAATCTAAGGAATCATGTGTTCACCCATACTAATGAGAGGCCATATAAATGTGAACTTTGTGGTAAAGGATTTAATCAAATGTCGAATTTAGTGTGTCATAAAGTCAAGGCACATGCGCATGCAGAAAAAATGCAATACACTTGTACAATTTGTGGTAAAGAATTCCCACGAAGATTTTCATTGAGATCGCACGAAGAATATAAACATGGTATTAAATATCGGCAACCAGTTGGTCCGCAGGCCGGACTCAATGATCAAAATATTATGAGAAA TAAAAATGTCAGAATAGTACAACTACCTGGCGAGGAAGGAAATCAGATGCCCGAG atcctTTCTTCAACTGGTACTGAAGATCTGAGAACAactgagaaaaataattctaatggTACTAAAGATCTGGATAACATCAAATCTATACAGATACGTATGCCACTCGTAAATTCAGTCATTCAAAAAATAGAATCTGATGGAAAATCACGATTTGCTATTGATTCTGGATCTGAATCTCACCAAG GTCTATCTACGTCATTAGATGCTCAGTTTACATATTCCGAACACATTGGAGGTGAATCGCACCGCTCGTTTGATCCATCCACGATCTCTTCGGCCGATGAATGTAACGAATTATTGGATCTTGCTGCTCAAGGTGGGATACAATTTGTTCGTGCTACTGAAGATGGTCGTTACGAG GTAATGACAAGTAACGAAGCTCGTGATCTTATGGTTCAAAATTCGCATGATATGGCAATTCTTAATAGCGAGGAATCGGATGCTATTAATGTTGTAAATTTacataacaataacgatataattattgGTGATGCCGATAATCAGATTATGGTTTTAAATTCCAATTCCACACGAAAGCAGATACCAATGGATTCGATTGAGATATTAGAAGATAAAGATATCAGAATTTTAGAAAGCAAAAGTCTCGATGATCGTTTCATAGAAGGTCTTAACTTTTTACCGCAATCGAAAATTGATGACTTCATTCTTGGTTCTAAATCTTTAGGTATAGATCATAACGGTATTAATATTACGGAACACGACGACGAAg GATTAGATGTAATTTCGAATCATCATGATTTTGCGAATATTCTTAACCATCGAAATGATATTGCTGCTTTATCGAGAGAAACAAGTGCCTCCTCATTATATAAGAATCATTCATCGACaccgataataaataatacgttgTCTTACCTTAAGGCTAATCAAAGTATATCAGAAGATATGactattattaacaattctACCATACAAGATCATGCGGAATATGACACCAAAATGAAACTACCGATGGTCTTTGATGAAAATGATCACAGTACTGGAATCGTATCTCTCAATCATCCAGAGATTAAAATTCTTGATTCGGGAAATCAAGTTACGaag GCCTTCGGAAATAACGAGACTTTATCTccattatcaaaaatttatcCAAATTTTGGAGAAGTCAAGATTTTAGGACCGAAAAATCATGGTCAAGAATTAGTAACAACACAGTTTCAAGATATGAAAATGTTCTCTCCTTATGAGGATctcttaaaaaattcaatagcACCTTTAAATATGCGTGGTAATAGTCCGAATaatgtatgtaaaaaagaagtgaaaattCTTGGAAAGAAATTAGGAACAGGTATCATCGGTGGTACCGAAGATGATAAAGTTATTAAATTACTGGATGATAAACGAAAACTG GTATTGGATAAACAAGATGTTTGCAATCATGTGGACAATGGATTGACTTCTCCATCATCAGTAGATAAACCCATTACGGAAAATGTTGATCAAAACTGCTTTTCGCTTCAA GTTTGCAGTCCGCACGAGACTAAATTCATGAAATCAAAGAATCCTCTCATTGGTAAGGGTAGTTCACCGGACATCCACTTCAACGAAACGCGGGATACttccaacaacaacaacaataacaataacaataacagcagcagcagcagcagtaacgATAGTTATACCAATTGTGTTCTTCCAGATTTGGACtcatga
- the LOC122630601 gene encoding zinc finger protein 148-like isoform X3, whose translation MSDNNLLQTYNYETNNFEETLADYVGSTQYDENEIQFSRPVQDEVISVYEVYVKEETEDTNTRDDLPIIPSLSSSNDHQLIQGDSHAMNMDTSIDSEVIKVDSTVGKLLGKDALKYKILEQCISTNDNNVVVYSHPVTEGGPSSSSTRMIDKDDIRSRLHFVKYLKRDGKTLKIWECGICSKEFRHQYTLMRHLPTHTDERNFKCEACGKAFRQLSTLSQHKAIHSDARPYVCEFCKKTFNRVSTLISHRKTHSEHKPHKCHLCGKGFHQKVCHKVKAHAHAEKMQYTCTICGKEFPRRFSLRSHEEYKHGIKYRQPVGPQAGLNDQNIMRNKNVRIVQLPGEEGNQMPEILSSTGTEDLRTTEKNNSNGTKDLDNIKSIQIRMPLVNSVIQKIESDGKSRFAIDSGSESHQGLSTSLDAQFTYSEHIGGESHRSFDPSTISSADECNELLDLAAQGGIQFVRATEDGRYEVMTSNEARDLMVQNSHDMAILNSEESDAINVVNLHNNNDIIIGDADNQIMVLNSNSTRKQIPMDSIEILEDKDIRILESKSLDDRFIEGLNFLPQSKIDDFILGSKSLGIDHNGINITEHDDEGLDVISNHHDFANILNHRNDIAALSRETSASSLYKNHSSTPIINNTLSYLKANQSISEDMTIINNSTIQDHAEYDTKMKLPMVFDENDHSTGIVSLNHPEIKILDSGNQVTKAFGNNETLSPLSKIYPNFGEVKILGPKNHGQELVTTQFQDMKMFSPYEDLLKNSIAPLNMRGNSPNNVCKKEVKILGKKLGTGIIGGTEDDKVIKLLDDKRKLVLDKQDVCNHVDNGLTSPSSVDKPITENVDQNCFSLQVCSPHETKFMKSKNPLIGKGSSPDIHFNETRDTSNNNNNNNNNNSSSSSSNDSYTNCVLPDLDS comes from the exons ATGTCCGATAATAACCTACTACAAACTTATAATT atgaaacaaataattttgaagaaacCCTTGCTGATTACGTGGGAAGTACACAATACGACGAAAACGAGATACAATTTTCTCGGCCAGTTCAAGACGAAGTGATCAG cgTATACGAGgtatatgtaaaagaagaaaccgaAGATACTAACACAAGAGACGATCTTCCGATTATTCCAAGCTTATCATCTTCGAACGATCATCAATTGATTCAA ggTGATTCACACGCAATGAACATGGATACGAGCATCGATTCGGAGGTGATTAAAGTCGATAGTACAGTAGGCAAACTTCTTGGAAAGGATGCTCTAAAGTATAAA ATTTTAGAACAGTGCATCTCTACGAACGATAATAACGTCGTTGTTTATTCACATCCGGTAACGGAAGGTGGTCCATCTTCGTCTTCGACTCGCATGATCGACAAAGATGACATAAGATCAAGATTACATTtcgtcaaatatttaaaacgcgATGGgaaaacgttaaaaatttgGGAATGCGGAATTT GTTCGAAAGAATTTCGACATCAGTATACATTGATGCGACATTTACCAACGCATACcgacgaaagaaatttcaaatgcGAAGCTTGTGGTAAAGCTTTTCGACAATTGTCAACTTTAAGTCAACATAAAGCGATTCATAGCGACGCGAGGCCATACGTCTGtgaattttgcaaaaaaaCATTCAACAG AGTATCGACGCTAATCTCGCATCGAAAAACGCATTCTGAACACAAACCGCACAAGTGTCATCTATGTGGGAAAGGATTTCATCAAAAAG TGTGTCATAAAGTCAAGGCACATGCGCATGCAGAAAAAATGCAATACACTTGTACAATTTGTGGTAAAGAATTCCCACGAAGATTTTCATTGAGATCGCACGAAGAATATAAACATGGTATTAAATATCGGCAACCAGTTGGTCCGCAGGCCGGACTCAATGATCAAAATATTATGAGAAA TAAAAATGTCAGAATAGTACAACTACCTGGCGAGGAAGGAAATCAGATGCCCGAG atcctTTCTTCAACTGGTACTGAAGATCTGAGAACAactgagaaaaataattctaatggTACTAAAGATCTGGATAACATCAAATCTATACAGATACGTATGCCACTCGTAAATTCAGTCATTCAAAAAATAGAATCTGATGGAAAATCACGATTTGCTATTGATTCTGGATCTGAATCTCACCAAG GTCTATCTACGTCATTAGATGCTCAGTTTACATATTCCGAACACATTGGAGGTGAATCGCACCGCTCGTTTGATCCATCCACGATCTCTTCGGCCGATGAATGTAACGAATTATTGGATCTTGCTGCTCAAGGTGGGATACAATTTGTTCGTGCTACTGAAGATGGTCGTTACGAG GTAATGACAAGTAACGAAGCTCGTGATCTTATGGTTCAAAATTCGCATGATATGGCAATTCTTAATAGCGAGGAATCGGATGCTATTAATGTTGTAAATTTacataacaataacgatataattattgGTGATGCCGATAATCAGATTATGGTTTTAAATTCCAATTCCACACGAAAGCAGATACCAATGGATTCGATTGAGATATTAGAAGATAAAGATATCAGAATTTTAGAAAGCAAAAGTCTCGATGATCGTTTCATAGAAGGTCTTAACTTTTTACCGCAATCGAAAATTGATGACTTCATTCTTGGTTCTAAATCTTTAGGTATAGATCATAACGGTATTAATATTACGGAACACGACGACGAAg GATTAGATGTAATTTCGAATCATCATGATTTTGCGAATATTCTTAACCATCGAAATGATATTGCTGCTTTATCGAGAGAAACAAGTGCCTCCTCATTATATAAGAATCATTCATCGACaccgataataaataatacgttgTCTTACCTTAAGGCTAATCAAAGTATATCAGAAGATATGactattattaacaattctACCATACAAGATCATGCGGAATATGACACCAAAATGAAACTACCGATGGTCTTTGATGAAAATGATCACAGTACTGGAATCGTATCTCTCAATCATCCAGAGATTAAAATTCTTGATTCGGGAAATCAAGTTACGaag GCCTTCGGAAATAACGAGACTTTATCTccattatcaaaaatttatcCAAATTTTGGAGAAGTCAAGATTTTAGGACCGAAAAATCATGGTCAAGAATTAGTAACAACACAGTTTCAAGATATGAAAATGTTCTCTCCTTATGAGGATctcttaaaaaattcaatagcACCTTTAAATATGCGTGGTAATAGTCCGAATaatgtatgtaaaaaagaagtgaaaattCTTGGAAAGAAATTAGGAACAGGTATCATCGGTGGTACCGAAGATGATAAAGTTATTAAATTACTGGATGATAAACGAAAACTG GTATTGGATAAACAAGATGTTTGCAATCATGTGGACAATGGATTGACTTCTCCATCATCAGTAGATAAACCCATTACGGAAAATGTTGATCAAAACTGCTTTTCGCTTCAA GTTTGCAGTCCGCACGAGACTAAATTCATGAAATCAAAGAATCCTCTCATTGGTAAGGGTAGTTCACCGGACATCCACTTCAACGAAACGCGGGATACttccaacaacaacaacaataacaataacaataacagcagcagcagcagcagtaacgATAGTTATACCAATTGTGTTCTTCCAGATTTGGACtcatga
- the LOC122630601 gene encoding uncharacterized protein MAL13P1.304-like isoform X2: MSDNNLLQTYNYETNNFEETLADYVGSTQYDENEIQFSRPVQDEVISVYEVYVKEETEDTNTRDDLPIIPSLSSSNDHQLIQGDSHAMNMDTSIDSEVIKVDSTVGKLLGKDALKYKILEQCISTNDNNVVVYSHPVTEGGPSSSSTRMIDKDDIRSRLHFVKYLKRDGKTLKIWECGICSKEFRHQYTLMRHLPTHTDERNFKCEACGKAFRQLSTLSQHKAIHSDARPYVCEFCKKTFNRVSTLISHRKTHSEHKPHKCHLCGKGFHQKGNLRNHVFTHTNERPYKCELCGKGFNQMSNLVCHKVKAHAHAEKMQYTCTICGKEFPRRFSLRSHEEYKHGIKYRQPVGPQAGLNDQNIMRNKNVRIVQLPGEEGNQMPEILSSTGTEDLRTTEKNNSNGTKDLDNIKSIQIRMPLVNSVIQKIESDGKSRFAIDSGSESHQDAQFTYSEHIGGESHRSFDPSTISSADECNELLDLAAQGGIQFVRATEDGRYEVMTSNEARDLMVQNSHDMAILNSEESDAINVVNLHNNNDIIIGDADNQIMVLNSNSTRKQIPMDSIEILEDKDIRILESKSLDDRFIEGLNFLPQSKIDDFILGSKSLGIDHNGINITEHDDEGLDVISNHHDFANILNHRNDIAALSRETSASSLYKNHSSTPIINNTLSYLKANQSISEDMTIINNSTIQDHAEYDTKMKLPMVFDENDHSTGIVSLNHPEIKILDSGNQVTKAFGNNETLSPLSKIYPNFGEVKILGPKNHGQELVTTQFQDMKMFSPYEDLLKNSIAPLNMRGNSPNNVCKKEVKILGKKLGTGIIGGTEDDKVIKLLDDKRKLVLDKQDVCNHVDNGLTSPSSVDKPITENVDQNCFSLQVCSPHETKFMKSKNPLIGKGSSPDIHFNETRDTSNNNNNNNNNNSSSSSSNDSYTNCVLPDLDS; encoded by the exons ATGTCCGATAATAACCTACTACAAACTTATAATT atgaaacaaataattttgaagaaacCCTTGCTGATTACGTGGGAAGTACACAATACGACGAAAACGAGATACAATTTTCTCGGCCAGTTCAAGACGAAGTGATCAG cgTATACGAGgtatatgtaaaagaagaaaccgaAGATACTAACACAAGAGACGATCTTCCGATTATTCCAAGCTTATCATCTTCGAACGATCATCAATTGATTCAA ggTGATTCACACGCAATGAACATGGATACGAGCATCGATTCGGAGGTGATTAAAGTCGATAGTACAGTAGGCAAACTTCTTGGAAAGGATGCTCTAAAGTATAAA ATTTTAGAACAGTGCATCTCTACGAACGATAATAACGTCGTTGTTTATTCACATCCGGTAACGGAAGGTGGTCCATCTTCGTCTTCGACTCGCATGATCGACAAAGATGACATAAGATCAAGATTACATTtcgtcaaatatttaaaacgcgATGGgaaaacgttaaaaatttgGGAATGCGGAATTT GTTCGAAAGAATTTCGACATCAGTATACATTGATGCGACATTTACCAACGCATACcgacgaaagaaatttcaaatgcGAAGCTTGTGGTAAAGCTTTTCGACAATTGTCAACTTTAAGTCAACATAAAGCGATTCATAGCGACGCGAGGCCATACGTCTGtgaattttgcaaaaaaaCATTCAACAG AGTATCGACGCTAATCTCGCATCGAAAAACGCATTCTGAACACAAACCGCACAAGTGTCATCTATGTGGGAAAGGATTTCATCAAAAAG gTAATCTAAGGAATCATGTGTTCACCCATACTAATGAGAGGCCATATAAATGTGAACTTTGTGGTAAAGGATTTAATCAAATGTCGAATTTAGTGTGTCATAAAGTCAAGGCACATGCGCATGCAGAAAAAATGCAATACACTTGTACAATTTGTGGTAAAGAATTCCCACGAAGATTTTCATTGAGATCGCACGAAGAATATAAACATGGTATTAAATATCGGCAACCAGTTGGTCCGCAGGCCGGACTCAATGATCAAAATATTATGAGAAA TAAAAATGTCAGAATAGTACAACTACCTGGCGAGGAAGGAAATCAGATGCCCGAG atcctTTCTTCAACTGGTACTGAAGATCTGAGAACAactgagaaaaataattctaatggTACTAAAGATCTGGATAACATCAAATCTATACAGATACGTATGCCACTCGTAAATTCAGTCATTCAAAAAATAGAATCTGATGGAAAATCACGATTTGCTATTGATTCTGGATCTGAATCTCACCAAG ATGCTCAGTTTACATATTCCGAACACATTGGAGGTGAATCGCACCGCTCGTTTGATCCATCCACGATCTCTTCGGCCGATGAATGTAACGAATTATTGGATCTTGCTGCTCAAGGTGGGATACAATTTGTTCGTGCTACTGAAGATGGTCGTTACGAG GTAATGACAAGTAACGAAGCTCGTGATCTTATGGTTCAAAATTCGCATGATATGGCAATTCTTAATAGCGAGGAATCGGATGCTATTAATGTTGTAAATTTacataacaataacgatataattattgGTGATGCCGATAATCAGATTATGGTTTTAAATTCCAATTCCACACGAAAGCAGATACCAATGGATTCGATTGAGATATTAGAAGATAAAGATATCAGAATTTTAGAAAGCAAAAGTCTCGATGATCGTTTCATAGAAGGTCTTAACTTTTTACCGCAATCGAAAATTGATGACTTCATTCTTGGTTCTAAATCTTTAGGTATAGATCATAACGGTATTAATATTACGGAACACGACGACGAAg GATTAGATGTAATTTCGAATCATCATGATTTTGCGAATATTCTTAACCATCGAAATGATATTGCTGCTTTATCGAGAGAAACAAGTGCCTCCTCATTATATAAGAATCATTCATCGACaccgataataaataatacgttgTCTTACCTTAAGGCTAATCAAAGTATATCAGAAGATATGactattattaacaattctACCATACAAGATCATGCGGAATATGACACCAAAATGAAACTACCGATGGTCTTTGATGAAAATGATCACAGTACTGGAATCGTATCTCTCAATCATCCAGAGATTAAAATTCTTGATTCGGGAAATCAAGTTACGaag GCCTTCGGAAATAACGAGACTTTATCTccattatcaaaaatttatcCAAATTTTGGAGAAGTCAAGATTTTAGGACCGAAAAATCATGGTCAAGAATTAGTAACAACACAGTTTCAAGATATGAAAATGTTCTCTCCTTATGAGGATctcttaaaaaattcaatagcACCTTTAAATATGCGTGGTAATAGTCCGAATaatgtatgtaaaaaagaagtgaaaattCTTGGAAAGAAATTAGGAACAGGTATCATCGGTGGTACCGAAGATGATAAAGTTATTAAATTACTGGATGATAAACGAAAACTG GTATTGGATAAACAAGATGTTTGCAATCATGTGGACAATGGATTGACTTCTCCATCATCAGTAGATAAACCCATTACGGAAAATGTTGATCAAAACTGCTTTTCGCTTCAA GTTTGCAGTCCGCACGAGACTAAATTCATGAAATCAAAGAATCCTCTCATTGGTAAGGGTAGTTCACCGGACATCCACTTCAACGAAACGCGGGATACttccaacaacaacaacaataacaataacaataacagcagcagcagcagcagtaacgATAGTTATACCAATTGTGTTCTTCCAGATTTGGACtcatga
- the LOC122630832 gene encoding guanine nucleotide-binding protein subunit beta-like protein 1: MALIPPDPKYLLRSDMGCIHSLLFWINSDVEHLYAGCASGKIYIWDLKRNRILTKFDAGIDPCLTMHNINNNNLLVQQKCGSIKIYSMSNSHWSMNKIIDHDYHSFCRCQVLSEDIIITALKDSNIGLYSVKSSNMELTLYSSEVLYSKKLGEVMAIKPLPSTDQKILVAYEIGLLVLWDITAKKVLHCMDIESCPMALDFETSYMQGIIGSPSEKLEIFNLSSDTLTTKCTITLKNPGTSVINVRPDKKLFTVGNWDGRLRIFSQKTLKQLAVLDQHKNTVHDVIYSPHYVEAYNCKYLMAAAGKDSYISLWDIYN; encoded by the exons atggcACTAATTCCACCAGACCCAAAATATCTTTTACGTAGTGATATGGGTTGTATTCATAGTCTTTTATTTTGGATTAATTCTGATGTGGAACATTTATATGCTGGCTGTGCTTcaggaaaaatttatatttgggATTTAAAG AGAAATAGGATATTAACGAAGTTTGATGCAGGAATAGATCCCTGTTTGACTAtgcataatattaataataacaatttattgGTTCAACAAAAATGTggtagtataaaaatatacagtaTGTCTAATTCACATTGgtcaatgaataaaataattgatcatGACTACCATTCCTTTTGCAg ATGTCAAGTATTATCAGAAGATATTATCATTACTGCTCTTAAAGATTCTAATATTGGATTATATTCTGTCAAAAGTTCAAATATGGAATTAACTTTATATTCTTCAGAAGTCctatattcaaaaaaattagGAGAAGTAATGGCTATAAAACCCTTGCCATCTACAGATCAAAAAATACTTGTTGCTTATGAAATTGGATTGCTTGTACTATGGGATATAACAGCAAAAAAAGTACTTCATTGTATGGATATAGAATCATGCCCCATGGCTCTTGATTTTGAAACTTCGTATATGCAAGGAATTATTGGTAGTCCTTCTGAAAAATTAGAG atatttaatttatcatccGACACTTTAACAACTAAATGTACAATAACTTTAAAAAATCCTGGTACATCGGTTATAAATGTAAGGCCAGATAAAAAACTTTTTACCGTGGGTAATTGGGATGGTcgtttaagaatattttctcaGAAAACTTTGAAGCAATTAGCAGTATTGGATCAACATAAAAATACAGTGCATGATGTCATTTATTCACCTCATTATGTAGAAgcatataattgtaaatatttaatggcTGCTGCAGGAAAAGATAGTTACATATCTTTATgggatatttataattga
- the LOC122630831 gene encoding bifunctional methylenetetrahydrofolate dehydrogenase/cyclohydrolase, mitochondrial, whose product MFSLRRALLVKSKLYIKKLHTSNLLYDAIKIDGNAISKQIKEELRSDIDAWISVGNKKPKLVAILVGENPASQTYVQRKMESANFVGIESYTINLKENTTQNILLENINNLNEDPSVDGIIVQLPLPKGLNEKEVCQAISPKKDVDGFHLENIGNLTLDSKGIIPATVLGVKELIVRSNIKTFGKHAVVIGRSKHVGLPIALLLHADGRGATGGLDMTTTICHINTPSDQLKQMTRLADLVVVAAGVPGLVTKDMIKSGACVIDVGINRVKDKASNRNILVGDVDYENVKKVAQYITPVPGGVGPMTVTMLLKNTFAVAMKNSQHKKHLENSISEMR is encoded by the exons atgttttctttaagAAGAGCCTTGTTAGTTAAATctaaattatacattaaaaaattgcaCACTTCCAATTTATT aTATGATGCAATTAAAATAGATGGAAATGCAATTTCAAAACAAATTAAGGAAGAATTAAGAAGTGATATTGATGCTTGGATAAGTGTAGGTAATAAAAAACCGAAATTAGTAGCTATTCTTGTAGGAGAGAATCCTGCTAGCCAAACTTATGTTCAGAGAAAGATGGAATCTGCTAATTTCGTag GCATAGAAAGTTATACaatcaatttaaaagaaaacacgacccaaaacattttattggaaaatataaataatttgaatgaaGATCCATCAGTAGATGGCATTATTGTGCAATTACCATTACCAAAGGGtctcaatgaaaaagaagtgtGTCAAGCAATATCACCCAAAAAAGATGTAGATGGTtttcatttagaaaatataggaAATTTGACATTGGATAGTAAAGGTATTATACCAGCTACTGTCCTGGGTGTAAAAGAACTAATAGTTAGgtcaaatataaaaacttttggGAAGCATGCAGTTGTAATAGGAAGATCAAAACATGTTGGTTTACCAATAGCTTTATTGCTACATGCAGATGGTAGag GAGCTACGGGTGGATTAGACATGACAACAACAATTTGTCATATCAATACTCCTTCTGATCAATTAAAACAAATGACAAGACTTGCTGacttagtagtagtagcagctgGTGTTCCTGGATTAGTAACCAAAGACATGATTAAATCTGGAGCTTGTGTAATTGATGTTGGAATTAACAGAGTAAAAGATAAAGCCAGTAATAGAAATATCCTTGTTGGAGATGTGGATTATGAAAATGTGAAGAAGGTTGCACAATATATTACACCTGTACCAGGAGGTGTGGGTCCTATGACTGTTACAATGTTGTTAAAGAATACGTTTGCAGTGGCTATGAAAAATTCGCAACATAAAAAACACTTAGAAAATAGTATTTCTGAAATGagataa